In Miscanthus floridulus cultivar M001 unplaced genomic scaffold, ASM1932011v1 fs_313_2_3, whole genome shotgun sequence, the following are encoded in one genomic region:
- the LOC136531278 gene encoding probable flavin-containing monooxygenase 1, translated as MDAKKKRVAIVGAGPSGLAACKHALAKGFRPVVFESGTAVGGVWNRTLASTRLQTTASAYRFSDFPWPPASADDEGLSFPRHDQVAEYMTAYARRFGVLERVRFGYRVLGASYVGATEQEVAAWERWSGNGEAFGDGTGEWHLTVRHGDGDGDGEGESEGGSTQIYRFDFLILCIGRYGVAKLPTFADGRGPEVFRGRVLHSMEYSAMAHADAAELVRGKRVAVVGAGKSAMDIVAQCAEANGSRYPCTMVYRSAHWMLDPKLAITTSARWTELMVHKPGEGFALSLLATALTPLRWLISKLAEVYYKRTIPMQEYGMVPDGSFSQGSLGWRIGVLPEGFYDRVDDGSVALTRCRGSVGFCADGLVVLDDDDDGVVVGADVVILSTGFHIDRPLRDVFASPRFGEMVAPDDGGAAAVLPLYRHCVHPRVPQMAVVGYVESGSSIYPYEMMAKWVAHLLDGAVRLPPVRDMERDVAEWARWGRWARRACGGFFLKSCIASVTTWYHDQLCRDMGHRPRRKAGLLAEWLQPYGPTDYAGIQ; from the exons ATGGACGCAAAGAAGAAACGCGTGGCGATCGTCGGAGCCGGCCCAAGCGGCCTGGCGGCATGCAAGCACGCGCTGGCCAAGGGCTTCCGCCCCGTGGTCTTCGAGTCCGGCACCGCCGTCGGCGGCGTGTggaaccggacgctggcctccaCGAGGCTGCAGACGACGGCGTCCGCCTACCGGTTCTCCGACTTCCCCTGGCCGCCTGCGTCCGCGGACGACGAGGGGCTCTCCTTCCCGCGCCACGACCAGGTGGCGGAGTACATGACCGCGTACGCGCGGCGCTTCGGCGTGCTGGAGCGCGTCCGGTTCGGCTACAGGGTGCTCggcgccagctacgtcggggcgACGGAGCAGGAGGTGGCGGCGTGGGAACGCTGGTCCGGGAATGGCGAGGCGTTCGGCGACGGCACGGGCGAGTGGCACCTCACCGTGCGGcacggcgatggcgacggcgacggcgagggcgaGTCGGAGGGCGGCAGCACTCAG ATCTACAGGTTCGATTTCCTAATCCTCTGTATCGGGAGGTATGGCGTGGCGAAGCTCCCGACGTTTGCTGACGGAAGAGGCCCCGAGGTGTTCCGCGGGCGAGTGCTCCATTCCATGGAGTACTCAGCCATGGCGCACGCGGACGCCGCCGAGCTGGTCAGGGGCAAGCGTGTCGCCGTGGTTGGCGCCGGCAAGTCGGCCATGGACATCGTCGCGCAGTGCGCCGAGGCAAACG GTAGCAGGTACCCGTGCACAATGGTCTACAGAAGCGCCCATTGGATGCTGGATCCTAAACTTGCTATCACCACCTCGGCTCGATGGACCGAGTTGATGGTTCACAAGCCCGGAGAGGGGTTCGCGCTCAGCCTTCTCGCCACGGCACTCACTCCACTG CGATGGCTTATCTCGAAGTTGGCCGAAGTCTACTACAAGAGGACCATCCCGATGCAGGAGTACGGGATGGTCCCGGACGGCAGCTTCTCGCAGGGGAGCCTGGGCTGGCGGATAGGCGTACTCCCGGAGGGGTTCTACGACCGGGTGGACGACGGCAGCGTGGCGCTCACGAGGTGCCGCGGCTCCGTCGGCTTCTGCGCGGACGGCCTCGTCGTcctggacgacgacgacgacggcgtcgtgGTGGGCGCCGACGTGGTCATCCTCTCCACGGGCTTCCACATCGACCGGCCGCTGCGGGACGTGTTCGCCTCCCCCAGGTTCGGCGAGATGGTCGCGccggacgacggcggcgcggccgcGGTGCTCCCGCTCTACAGGCACTGCGTGCACCCGCGGGTCCCGCAGATGGCCGTCGTCGGGTACGTCGAGAGCGGCTCCAGCATCTACCCCTACGAGATGATGGCCAAGTGGGTGGCGCACCTGCTCGACGGCGCGGTCCGGTTGCCGCCCGTCCGCGACATGGAGCGCGACGTGGCGGAGTGGGCGCGGTGGGGCCGGTGGGCGAGGCGCGCGTGCGGGGGATTCTTCCTCAAGTCGTGCATCGCCTCCGTCACCACGTGGTACCACGACCAGCTCTGCCGGGACATGGGCCACCGGCCTAGGAGGAAGGCCGGCCTCCTCGCGGAGTGGCTACAGCCGTACGGCCCAACGGACTACGCCGGCATCCAGTGA